From one Drosophila subpulchrella strain 33 F10 #4 breed RU33 chromosome 3L, RU_Dsub_v1.1 Primary Assembly, whole genome shotgun sequence genomic stretch:
- the LOC119554510 gene encoding uncharacterized protein LOC119554510, which yields MEITVPPEDAHWSLKFVDIWKPFPQQIVANATYKVIRFFYPPFAVEAVNVTHVVSDPELNGLNVALLLGFPLFLAGIGYGVYKYVLRVNRVVRKAPARLDELEARMKAKYGPEYKQGIWKRRDIPEPFLDLKSPCEPVVQSKHDLETKSSNVFVDTHWLPESIENFINADTSEENSKANVTFKEEVEYRFFDGSSRVALHSDLVEQIIRTVKESSAVKRKGAKTPPRA from the exons ATGGAGATAACTGTGCCGCCGGAGGATGCCCACTGGTCGTTGAAGTTCGTGGACATTTGGAAGCCCTTTCCGCAGCAGATTGTGGCCAACGCCACCTACAAGGTAATCCGATTCTTTTATCCCCCCTTCGCCGTGGAAGCGGTCAATGTCACCCACGTGGTCAGCGATCCCGAGCTGAACGGTTTAAACGTGGCTCTGCTACTGGGCTTTCCCCTCTTTCTGGCCGGCATCGGCTATGGGGTGTATAAATATGTGCTGAGAGTG AACCGAGTGGTCCGAAAGGCGCCGGCGAGACTGGACGAACTGGAGGCGCGCATGAAGGCCAAGTACGGCCCGGAGTACAAGCAGGGAATCTGGAAGCGAAGGGACATCCCTGAGCCTTTCCTGGATTTGAAGAGCCCCTGCGAACCGGTTGTTCAGAGCAAGCACGACCTTGAGACCAAGTCATCCAACGTTTTCGTGGATACCCACTGGCTGCCCGAGTCCATCGAGAACTTTATCAACGCCGACACTTCCGAGGAGAATAGCAAGGCGAATGTCACCTTCAAGGAGGAGGTCGAGTACCGCTTTTTTGACGGTAGCTCCCGGGTGGCTCTCCATTCAGATCTGGTGGAGCAAATCATAAGGACGGTCAAAGAGAGTTCTGCCGTGAAGCGCAAGGGCGCGAAGACGCCCCCACGAGCGTAG